The genomic segment GTTCATCCGCTCCGGATTGATATCGATGCCGAAATACCCGCGGTAACCATGCATCTTCAGAACGTAAAGCGCGGCCTCGAGTTGCTCGGGAGCGACGACGCCGACGTTCAGGTCCTGATCGTAATTGCCCAACGGCTGGCTGTTGACGTGGCAGTGGGCGAGCCGGCCATATTCCATGATCTGGCTGAAGGCGTAAGGCAAATCCTCGTAAGCCATCAGCATGTGGCCGATTTCCGGGTTCAGAGCCACCAACGCCTGCCCCTGGCGCAGCAACTCGCGGTTGCGGTCGTTGCGCAGCAGGCTCTCGACTTTCATTGCCAAGAGCAGACCTTCGGGCGTCGTCCCGTAGAAATGCCGGCCGCGCGGTTCATAGGGCTTGGGTTCGAACGCCAGGCGGATGCCGGGAACCATATCCATCGCCTCCGCCAGACTCTCGGCAAAGCGGTCGCGCGCCGCGATGAGGTCCATGCCGAAGGGATTTTCGTAACCGTCGATTCCCGACCAGACGATCGTGAAATCGGTGTCCAATTCCTCGTTGAGTCGCAGGCACTCGATGGTCCGCTGCACGGCGGCATGGCGCACGGCTTCGAGCGGCGAACTCAGAGCCCCGAATTCGAAGCGCGCGTCGTAAAACAACTGCGGCACCACACTGATGATGCGCAGGCCGCTGTCGGCGCAGTATTTTTTCCATAAGTCGAGGTTCGCCTCGTTGATCTCGGTCGGATAATGAGCCTCCAGGCCGGACAAGCCGTCGGGGACGAGACGAGCGGCGATTTCCAACCGGCGCTCGATGTCCAAATCCGCCCGGTACTTGTCGTGGAAACGGCTGCCGGCGGGCGAAAAGAACCAGATGCCGGCCGAGAATTTCAGCTCCAGGGCGAATTCGTTCAGATGACGGATCATTTCATCGGGCTTCCGGCGGATTTGCTGGTAGGTCAAATTCGGCAGAGCCATCGGATTCTCCTTATTCGGAAAAGGCTATTACCCGGATTGAATTCAGAGTGCTTGGGAGAGCCGTTTTTGTCAATCAGCGGTTCACCGGTCGAAAGGTTCAGTAGGTGCCCAAAAGGAAAACAAAGGGGAGTACATACCTAAACTAAATTCTAGAAATTATTGTTCATCTATTTGAATAATATATGTTTTTCACATCACAAATTTGCATTTTAACGAATCCTCTTGAAGCATTTTTTCGAAGCGGTTGAAAAATAGGCAGGAAAGGGCATTTTCCACTGAGTGCCAAAATTATTGTATTTTTCACATTCATGGTTATCCACCAATAATGCTTGAGAATTACTGGCGATTGTGACATTCTTACGCGAATTATCAATAGCCGTTTGGGGATTCACAGCATGCGACCGACACCCATGGTCATTTCTTTAGCCGATGAACACCCCGCCAATGTCGCCATGTTTTTACTGGATGATCGCGGACAAATCCTTTTTTACAACACGGCCGCCGCGAAAGTCGCCAGTCTGCAACCTGAGGAAATTTTGGGCAACTCGATCAATCGAGTCGCCGGAATCCATCTCTTTTCCGCGGAACACTCTTCCTTCCCTCATTTTTCAACGAACAATGGAACCGCCGATTGCCCGCCATCGATTCATTGGAAGATCGAGCCGTTTGGGGATTTCCAAGACGACCGAGCCCGCTATCTCGCGCTGGGCATACCGGTCTCGCCGATTGTTGAATCCGCCGCTGTGGCCAAGGATTCGTTGCATCACTTATCGAAGCTGGCCAATAAAATTCCCGTCTTCGTCGCCCTGCTCGACGATCGGAACCGTTTTCTGTTCGCGAACCAAACCGCTGTCGACTTTTTCGGGCTGCAGCCGGCGGAAATCGTCGGCCGGCCGTTTGCCGAACTCATCGATCACGAGATCGACCAACGCTTGCTGAAATTCGCCCGCCGGGCGCTGGACGGCAAGTTGGCGCGTTTCGAGACGACCCGGCGGGATCGCATCGGCCGCGACCGGGTTTACGACGTTTTGCTGATTCCCAATTCCGGCCAGACCGAAGACGCCCGAACCTTCTTCATGATCGGCCAGGACATCACCGACAAGCGCATCGCCGAGAACGCCCTGCGCCAGAGCGAGGAACGGCATCGATTTCTCTACAACAAGACCCCGGTGATGCTCTTTTCGATCGACGCCGCCGGGCGGATTCTGAATGTCAGCGATTATTGGCTGGACGAATTGGGATACACCCGCGAAGAAGTCATCGGCCGGGAAACGACCGATTTTCTCGGCTACTCCTCGCGGCGCGAAATGAACGAGAAAATCCTGCCGGCGTTGTTCCGGATCGGACAATGCAAAAACGTCGAATGCCGCTTCGTGAAAAAGACCGGCGAAATCAAAGACACCTTGTTGTCGGCCATCGCGGAGCGGGACGGTTACGGCCAGTTCACCCGCGTCCTGGCGGTTCTGATCGACATCGAGGATCGCCTCATCGCCGAGGATGCCCTGCTCGAAAGCGAGCAGAAGTATCACTCGCTGCTGGAGAACATCGCGGTCGGCGTCTACCGCACCACGATCGACGAGCCCGGCCGTTACTTGCAGGCCAATTCGGCCTTGGCGCACATGCTCGGCTACGACTCGGTGGACCAGCTGCTTTCCATTCCGGTCGCGGACTTGTACGTCGATCCGGCGGAACGCAAGGCCGTCATCGAAAAGCTGATGGAACACGGCGAGGTCAAGGACTTCGAACTGCGCCTGCGCCGCAAAGACGGTTCGAGTTTCGCCGTGTCCTGCAATTCCCGGCTGCATCGCGACGAAAAAACCGGCAACCAGTGGATCGACGGGGTGATCAAGGACATCACCGAACGCAAGCAAGCCGAGGAGAATCGGCGGCAGCTCGAAGAACAGTTGCGGCAGTCGCAGAAAATGGAGGCGGTCGGGCGGCTGGCCGGCGGCATCGCGCACGATTTCAACAATATTTTGACGGGCATTCTCGGCTACGCCGACCTCATGCTGGCTTCGGTCGGCGACGGCAACCCGCTGCGCGGCGACATTCAGGAAATCAAGCGCGCCGGCGGCCGGGCGGCGGATTTGACGCGGCAATTGCTGGCTTTCAGCCGCAAACAAATGATTTGCCCGGTAGTGCTGAACGTGAACGAAGTCATCGCCCATTCGCAGAACATGCTGGGGCGGATCATCGGCGAGGACATCGCGCTGCGGGTGACCGCGGCGCCCGATCTACGCCCGATCAAGGCCGACGCAGGCCAGCTCGAACAAGTGCTGGTCAACCTGGCGGTCAATTCCCGCGACGCCATGCCCGCCGGCGGCGAATTGCTCGTCGAGACGGCCAACGTGGAGTTCGGAACCATGTACCTGCGCCTGCATCCGGAGGTGGCGGATCGGCCTTACGTGATGCTGGCCGTCAGCGACACCGGCTGCGGCATGGACGCGGAAGTGAAAAGCCACCTTTTCGAGCCTTTTTTCACCACCAAGCCCAAGGATAAGGGAACCGGTCTGGGGCTGGCGACGGTCTACGGCATCGTCACGCAGAACAACGGCTTTTTACACGTCTATTCCGAGGTCGGGATCGGGACGACGATAAAAATCTACCTGCCGTGCGTTGACGAGCCGCCCTCGCACCTGCGGGATCTGCACCCCGAGGAATGGCCGCGCGGCCGGGAAACCATTTTGCTGGTCGAGGACGAGGACATGGTGCGCACGTTCGCCAAGACGATCCTCCAGCGGCAGGGATACACCGTTTACGAGGCGACGAACGGCGGAGAGGCGCTGCTGCTCATGCAGAAAATAGGCGACCAGGTCGATCTGCTGTTCACCGACGTGATCATGCCCAATCTGAACGGCAAGGAATTGTATCAGCAACTGCGGCGCCTGCATTCGGGTTTGAAGGTGCTGTACATGTCGGGTTACACCGAAAGCGTGATCGGTACTCAGGGCCTGCTCGACGAGGGGATCCACTTTCTGCAAAAGCCGTTCAACATCAAATCGCTGGCCGGAAAAGTCCGCGAGGCGCTCGATGACTGAGCGCGGCGCTTACGGCAGCAGGCGCAATTGTTCGAGGCTGTCGACGCCCAGTTCGCCGCCCACGAAGGCGATGTTGTACTTCGTCTGGACGATCGATTTGACGACTCCCGGCAGATAGTTGCCGTTCTGAAACTGCGCCAGGACCCGGACTCCGGGTTTGATCTCGCCCGCCTGCGGCGGTTGATCGAGCACGATTTTCTCTTTCGGATAGCAGCCCTCGACATCGCCGTCGAGTTTTACGGACAAACCGCCCGGACAATCCTTCATGATCGTGCCATGATGCCAATCATCCGTCCCGATCGCGGCAAAGACCTCGCGGCCCGGGGTCAGCTTGGATTCGAACATCCCGCAAGCCGCGGCGAAAGATACCACCAACAACCCGGTAACCAGCAGCATCGCTCGCTTCATCGTCAAAACCTCCCCGGTTGGTCGCCGACTCCCTCATATCGGCCGAATGGGTCTCAGACTTGATATTCTCGCGAAAAACAGGTCGTTCGCCAACCGCATATTTACACCCTGGGCAAAAGGATCATTCCTGATTAAACTGGCGCGCAAATGACGCACGTTAAACTACATCGCCGCATCAGCCTGATCGAGAACATGAAGATCTCGCTGCGCGCGGTCGGCGCGAACAAGCTGCGTTCCGGCCTGACGAGCCTGGGCATCATCATCGGCGTCGCCACCGTGATCGCCATGCTGTCCATCGTCGGCGGCATCAACCAGATCGTCTCCAGCGAGTTCGAACGCCTCGGAGCGAACGTTTTCATTTTACAGAAATACCCGGCGATTTCGATCACCTTCGATTGGCATAAGTTCCACAACCGGAAGGATCTCGAAATCGAGGACGTCGAGGCGCTCAAGCGTTCCTGCCCCTCCCTCGACCTGATCAGTCCGCTGATTTTCAACTGGCGCGGCGACGTCGTGCATGCCGAGGGCAAGAAGACCGATCCCGACGTGCAGGTGGCCGCGGTGACCGAAACCTACCTGCCGGTGAGCGGCATGTCGCTGGACCTGGGCCGCAATTTCCTGCCGCAGGAAGCGGTCGCCGGCACGCACGTCGCGGTGCTGGGCTACGATGTCATGGAAAAATTGTTCGCCTTCGGCAGCCCGATCGATCGGTTCATCCAGGTCCGCGGCGATCGCTACCGCGTGATCGGCCTGGTCGAACGGCAAGGCGCGATTTTCGGCGAAAGCCGCGACAACATCGTCGCCATTCCGTTCGGCGCGTATGCCAGCAAGTGGCAAATCCGGGACCAACTCGAAATCTACCTCAAGGCGAAGGAAGGCGTGCCGGTCGAGCAGGCGATGGACGAAGTGCGGGCGGTGATGCGCATCCGCCA from the Myxococcales bacterium genome contains:
- a CDS encoding PAS domain S-box protein; the protein is MRPTPMVISLADEHPANVAMFLLDDRGQILFYNTAAAKVASLQPEEILGNSINRVAGIHLFSAEHSSFPHFSTNNGTADCPPSIHWKIEPFGDFQDDRARYLALGIPVSPIVESAAVAKDSLHHLSKLANKIPVFVALLDDRNRFLFANQTAVDFFGLQPAEIVGRPFAELIDHEIDQRLLKFARRALDGKLARFETTRRDRIGRDRVYDVLLIPNSGQTEDARTFFMIGQDITDKRIAENALRQSEERHRFLYNKTPVMLFSIDAAGRILNVSDYWLDELGYTREEVIGRETTDFLGYSSRREMNEKILPALFRIGQCKNVECRFVKKTGEIKDTLLSAIAERDGYGQFTRVLAVLIDIEDRLIAEDALLESEQKYHSLLENIAVGVYRTTIDEPGRYLQANSALAHMLGYDSVDQLLSIPVADLYVDPAERKAVIEKLMEHGEVKDFELRLRRKDGSSFAVSCNSRLHRDEKTGNQWIDGVIKDITERKQAEENRRQLEEQLRQSQKMEAVGRLAGGIAHDFNNILTGILGYADLMLASVGDGNPLRGDIQEIKRAGGRAADLTRQLLAFSRKQMICPVVLNVNEVIAHSQNMLGRIIGEDIALRVTAAPDLRPIKADAGQLEQVLVNLAVNSRDAMPAGGELLVETANVEFGTMYLRLHPEVADRPYVMLAVSDTGCGMDAEVKSHLFEPFFTTKPKDKGTGLGLATVYGIVTQNNGFLHVYSEVGIGTTIKIYLPCVDEPPSHLRDLHPEEWPRGRETILLVEDEDMVRTFAKTILQRQGYTVYEATNGGEALLLMQKIGDQVDLLFTDVIMPNLNGKELYQQLRRLHSGLKVLYMSGYTESVIGTQGLLDEGIHFLQKPFNIKSLAGKVREALDD
- a CDS encoding TIM barrel protein, which translates into the protein MALPNLTYQQIRRKPDEMIRHLNEFALELKFSAGIWFFSPAGSRFHDKYRADLDIERRLEIAARLVPDGLSGLEAHYPTEINEANLDLWKKYCADSGLRIISVVPQLFYDARFEFGALSSPLEAVRHAAVQRTIECLRLNEELDTDFTIVWSGIDGYENPFGMDLIAARDRFAESLAEAMDMVPGIRLAFEPKPYEPRGRHFYGTTPEGLLLAMKVESLLRNDRNRELLRQGQALVALNPEIGHMLMAYEDLPYAFSQIMEYGRLAHCHVNSQPLGNYDQDLNVGVVAPEQLEAALYVLKMHGYRGYFGIDINPERMNPAPAIVNSMDAIRAANDRVNHLDHERVVWAVNHPDKARGWLESYLIRMRALHPQRLSPLPPLPRS
- a CDS encoding FtsX-like permease family protein, encoding MTHVKLHRRISLIENMKISLRAVGANKLRSGLTSLGIIIGVATVIAMLSIVGGINQIVSSEFERLGANVFILQKYPAISITFDWHKFHNRKDLEIEDVEALKRSCPSLDLISPLIFNWRGDVVHAEGKKTDPDVQVAAVTETYLPVSGMSLDLGRNFLPQEAVAGTHVAVLGYDVMEKLFAFGSPIDRFIQVRGDRYRVIGLVERQGAIFGESRDNIVAIPFGAYASKWQIRDQLEIYLKAKEGVPVEQAMDEVRAVMRIRHKLKLTETDDFELVTRDSLMSTYQSMTGSIFIAAIGIASISLLVGGIGIMNIMLVSVRERTREIGVRKALGARRRDISRQFLIESITLSLLGATIGIALALGCLKLATSFTDSLPVTYSSSSVLLAVGFAMLVGVFFGVYPARKAAALDPIEALRYE